The following coding sequences are from one Collimonas arenae window:
- a CDS encoding OFA family MFS transporter: MGFLDKERTIAGPGFNRWLVPPAALAIHLCIGMAYGFSVFWLPLSKAIGIKESLACSKDMSFFAEIFASTCDWKISMLGWIYTMFFVLLGTSAAIWGGWLEHVGPRKAGFVAALCWCGGLLISALGVYHHQIWLMWIGSGLIGGIGLGLGYISPVSTLIKWFPDRRGMATGMAIMGFGGGALIGSPLADKLMKHFASDVSVGVWQTFVVMALIYFVFMMAGAFGYRIPPSGWKPAGWTPPATNGNAMITQHHVHVSKVWGIPQFWLVWLVLCLNVSAGIGVIGMASPMLQEVFGGHLLGVSTKFTELSLEQKGAIAAIAAGFTGLISLFNIGGRFVWASCSDYIGRKMTYVVFFVLGFVLYVSLPWSGASGSVALFVAAVCLILSMYGGGFATVPAYLADLFGTQMVGAIHGRLLTAWATAGILGPVVVNYMREYQISLGMPRESVYNTTMYILAGMLVVGLLCNLMIKPIAEKHFMTPEELAREKKLAHEQASANPDVTVSAEDMARIGSGGNPLVLWVSWAAVIIPLVWGIAITLQKSAVLFK, translated from the coding sequence ATGGGGTTTTTAGACAAAGAGCGCACCATTGCGGGGCCAGGATTTAATCGCTGGCTGGTGCCGCCGGCGGCGTTGGCAATTCACTTGTGTATCGGCATGGCTTACGGCTTTTCGGTGTTCTGGTTGCCGTTATCGAAAGCGATCGGGATCAAGGAGTCGCTGGCTTGCTCCAAGGATATGAGTTTCTTTGCCGAAATTTTCGCAAGCACTTGCGACTGGAAGATTTCGATGCTTGGCTGGATCTACACGATGTTCTTCGTGCTTCTGGGTACCTCCGCCGCGATCTGGGGCGGTTGGCTGGAACACGTTGGCCCGCGCAAAGCCGGCTTTGTGGCTGCGCTGTGCTGGTGCGGCGGCTTGCTGATTTCAGCATTGGGCGTATATCACCACCAGATCTGGCTGATGTGGATAGGTTCCGGCCTGATTGGCGGCATTGGTCTTGGCCTAGGCTACATCTCGCCGGTCTCGACCCTGATCAAATGGTTTCCTGATCGGCGCGGCATGGCGACCGGCATGGCGATCATGGGCTTCGGTGGCGGTGCGCTGATCGGCAGCCCGCTGGCGGACAAGTTGATGAAGCATTTCGCATCCGATGTCTCGGTTGGCGTCTGGCAGACCTTTGTCGTCATGGCCCTGATTTATTTCGTGTTCATGATGGCCGGTGCTTTCGGTTACCGGATTCCGCCAAGCGGCTGGAAGCCAGCAGGCTGGACACCGCCGGCAACTAACGGCAACGCGATGATCACTCAGCACCACGTGCACGTCAGCAAGGTCTGGGGCATTCCGCAGTTCTGGCTGGTGTGGCTGGTACTGTGCCTGAACGTTTCGGCCGGCATCGGCGTGATCGGCATGGCTTCGCCGATGCTGCAGGAAGTATTCGGCGGCCATCTACTCGGCGTCAGCACAAAATTCACCGAACTGTCGCTGGAACAAAAGGGCGCCATTGCAGCGATTGCCGCCGGCTTTACCGGCCTGATCAGCCTGTTCAATATCGGCGGCCGCTTTGTCTGGGCTTCCTGTTCCGACTACATCGGCCGTAAGATGACTTACGTGGTGTTTTTCGTGCTTGGCTTCGTGTTGTATGTCAGCCTCCCTTGGTCCGGCGCTTCCGGCAGCGTGGCCCTGTTCGTGGCGGCGGTCTGCCTGATCCTGTCGATGTATGGTGGCGGCTTTGCAACTGTTCCAGCGTATCTGGCAGACCTGTTCGGCACTCAGATGGTTGGTGCGATCCACGGCCGTCTGCTGACCGCGTGGGCCACGGCGGGCATCCTCGGACCGGTGGTGGTGAACTACATGCGGGAATATCAGATTTCGCTCGGCATGCCGCGTGAATCGGTCTATAACACCACGATGTACATCCTGGCCGGCATGCTGGTGGTTGGCCTGCTGTGCAACCTGATGATCAAGCCGATCGCCGAAAAGCATTTCATGACGCCGGAAGAACTGGCGCGTGAAAAGAAATTGGCACATGAGCAAGCTTCCGCCAATCCGGATGTCACCGTGTCGGCAGAAGACATGGCGCGCATCGGCAGCGGCGGCAATCCACTGGTATTGTGGGTATCGTGGGCAGCAGTCATTATTCCGCTGGTTTGGGGGATTGCGATCACGTTGCAGAAATCGGCAGTGCTGTTCAAATAA
- a CDS encoding basic amino acid ABC transporter substrate-binding protein translates to MKRFFNLGLCALSAALLLTACGKQEPKTAAAPEQTVYLVGAEATFAPFEYQNEQKEIVGFDVDVMNAIADKGGFKIKFVNTPFEGIFNFLAQGDRDLLASAITITDERKQTVDFSEPYFEANQLIVVPKDSKVTKFADLKNMKVGVQSATTGDDIVQKELGKSNPNIKRLESATLVMKELEGGGVEAVVSDNGVIKNYIKNNPSEGFRFISDPAFPKEYYGIAVKKGNAELLAKVNKGLAAIKADGSYDKIYAKYFADTSK, encoded by the coding sequence ATGAAGCGATTTTTCAATCTTGGCCTGTGCGCACTCTCCGCTGCGCTGTTGCTGACAGCTTGCGGCAAGCAAGAACCGAAAACGGCAGCAGCCCCGGAACAGACCGTTTACCTGGTCGGTGCCGAAGCCACGTTTGCACCGTTCGAGTATCAGAATGAACAGAAGGAAATCGTCGGCTTCGACGTTGACGTCATGAACGCGATCGCCGACAAGGGCGGTTTCAAGATCAAGTTCGTCAACACACCGTTCGAGGGCATCTTCAACTTCCTGGCCCAGGGCGACCGCGACCTGCTGGCGTCTGCCATCACCATCACCGACGAGCGCAAACAGACCGTCGATTTCTCCGAGCCCTATTTCGAAGCCAACCAGTTGATCGTGGTGCCGAAGGATTCCAAGGTCACCAAGTTCGCAGACCTGAAGAATATGAAGGTCGGCGTGCAAAGCGCCACTACCGGCGACGATATCGTGCAGAAGGAGTTAGGCAAGAGCAACCCTAACATCAAACGCCTGGAATCGGCGACGCTGGTGATGAAGGAACTGGAAGGCGGCGGCGTCGAGGCAGTGGTGTCCGACAACGGCGTCATCAAGAACTACATCAAGAACAATCCCTCCGAAGGGTTCCGCTTCATCTCCGATCCGGCCTTCCCGAAAGAGTACTACGGTATTGCCGTGAAGAAGGGCAACGCCGAATTGCTGGCCAAGGTGAACAAGGGACTGGCGGCAATCAAGGCTGACGGCAGCTATGACAAGATCTACGCCAAGTATTTTGCCGACACGTCCAAATAA
- a CDS encoding UvrD-helicase domain-containing protein — protein sequence MSELMQTPLPSAYRMNGNVVEAQDFTNAACDPQHSVVVEACAGSGKTWLLVARMLRLLLAGAAPSELLAITFTRKAAQEMRERLLELLHDLALQPDEKVRTLLLERGIPRQQLAQVLPAARNLYERVLASPQSLSIDTFHSWFARLLQIAPLASGVPHGYALTEKTGELLADAYLRFMQSLNDEDNGQVKQDLLALYQLVGDFSTRKLLTAFIDKRAEWWAVIQQGVDVPLEWLRELCGEDAEADARLSLWDDEKLLSQIKQIAWLLGQGSATNQKRATAIEMALTAGPATENFDALCHQFFDDAGKPRSNAKTKDLVKALENSLGGNALDAFDAQFIVTGDALKLLRKRSHERTVLSLNQHLFSVGNAYLECYQGLKAEQRVFDFADLEWQAYRLLTNPESAAYLQSRLDTRYKHILLDEFQDTNPLQWSIVRAWLSAYGEDAGQPSVFVVGDPKQSIYRFRRAEPRVFEAARTLLQEQGATVLQANQTRRNASAIVAVLNESFVANPLFSAQTTLGEVGGAVWRLPLIRQPDDDGDAEAAPQGLRNPLTTPREESEDARRRDEGKQIAQALWRARAELKIRRESGSRTLAWSDVMLLVKKRSHLGAYESALRATGIPFMSDKRGGLLESLEISDLIALLTFLITPDDARALGHVLKSPIFGASDDDLITLAQRGERGWWARLRAASAMAEASAPLQRASALLAEWLQAAPRLPVHDLLDLILHQGQLLARYAQAAAPLVRSQAIGNIEAFVELALNMDAGRYPSLPKFIDALRGLQNAAGGDAPDEASIDAATDAVRILTVHSAKGLEAPVVVLLDANHSKPARDDYGILCDWPQDAEAPLHFSAFGSSAERGAARDRLFDAEEGFKTQEDWNLLYVATTRAKQLLIVSGVAGRSGGVTEDSWYARLQHVDELELEATAGHAADADASIAQRFEQEIFDPPHMPPAVTASAPTFSNQAIDEGVALHGLLERVTQHGNWPVALPQAETIARWLPCPLPMAKLVSRQAQTILDQAELAHFFNPALHVHARNEMEIIADGVVLRFDRVVIFEEEVWILDYKRNLLDSERAAYTAQLRGYRSAAQAVFADKRLRTALLTVDGVCGKLTEGSCQALIYFA from the coding sequence ATGAGCGAATTGATGCAAACGCCTTTGCCGAGCGCTTACCGGATGAACGGCAATGTGGTCGAAGCGCAGGATTTCACCAACGCCGCCTGTGATCCGCAACACTCTGTGGTGGTGGAAGCGTGCGCCGGGAGCGGCAAGACCTGGCTGCTGGTGGCGCGCATGTTACGGCTGCTGCTGGCGGGCGCCGCGCCGTCCGAACTATTGGCGATTACCTTTACGCGCAAGGCGGCGCAGGAAATGCGCGAACGCCTGCTGGAACTGCTGCACGACCTGGCGCTGCAGCCTGACGAAAAGGTCCGCACCTTGCTACTGGAGCGCGGCATTCCGCGGCAGCAGCTGGCGCAAGTGCTGCCGGCGGCACGCAACCTGTATGAGCGCGTGCTGGCCAGTCCGCAGAGCTTGTCGATCGATACCTTCCATAGCTGGTTTGCCAGGTTGCTGCAAATTGCGCCACTGGCCTCTGGCGTGCCGCATGGCTATGCGCTCACGGAGAAAACCGGGGAGCTGCTGGCCGACGCCTATCTGCGTTTCATGCAATCACTGAACGATGAAGACAACGGCCAGGTCAAGCAGGATCTGCTGGCCTTGTATCAGCTGGTGGGTGATTTCAGCACACGTAAATTGCTGACAGCCTTTATCGATAAACGCGCCGAATGGTGGGCCGTGATCCAGCAGGGCGTCGACGTGCCGCTGGAGTGGCTGCGCGAGCTGTGTGGAGAGGATGCCGAGGCCGATGCTCGCCTGTCGCTGTGGGACGACGAGAAATTGCTGTCGCAGATTAAGCAGATCGCCTGGCTGCTGGGGCAGGGCTCGGCCACCAACCAGAAGCGCGCGACCGCCATCGAAATGGCGCTGACCGCAGGCCCGGCCACGGAAAACTTCGACGCCCTGTGCCATCAGTTCTTCGATGATGCCGGCAAGCCGCGCAGCAACGCCAAGACCAAGGATTTGGTAAAGGCGCTGGAAAACAGCCTGGGTGGCAACGCGCTGGATGCCTTCGATGCGCAATTCATCGTCACCGGCGACGCTCTCAAGCTGCTGCGCAAACGTAGCCATGAGCGTACCGTGTTGAGCCTGAATCAGCACCTGTTCAGTGTCGGCAATGCCTATCTCGAATGCTATCAAGGCCTGAAAGCGGAACAGCGCGTGTTCGATTTCGCTGATCTGGAATGGCAAGCCTATCGGCTGTTGACCAATCCCGAAAGCGCCGCTTATTTGCAAAGCCGGCTGGATACGCGCTACAAACATATTTTGTTGGACGAGTTCCAGGACACCAACCCGCTGCAATGGAGCATCGTGCGCGCCTGGCTCAGCGCTTATGGCGAAGATGCCGGGCAGCCCAGCGTATTCGTGGTCGGCGATCCCAAGCAATCGATCTACCGTTTCCGGCGCGCCGAACCGCGCGTGTTTGAAGCCGCGCGCACTTTATTGCAGGAGCAGGGCGCGACGGTGCTGCAGGCAAACCAGACGCGCCGCAATGCTAGTGCCATCGTCGCCGTATTGAACGAGAGTTTCGTCGCCAACCCGCTGTTTTCCGCGCAAACCACGTTGGGTGAAGTCGGCGGCGCGGTCTGGCGCTTGCCGTTGATCCGCCAGCCGGATGACGATGGTGATGCCGAAGCTGCGCCACAGGGTTTGCGCAATCCGCTGACCACGCCGCGCGAAGAGTCGGAAGACGCCCGCCGGCGCGATGAGGGAAAGCAGATTGCGCAGGCGCTATGGCGCGCCAGGGCGGAACTGAAGATTCGCCGGGAAAGCGGTAGTCGCACGCTGGCGTGGTCGGACGTGATGCTGTTGGTGAAAAAGCGCAGCCATCTGGGCGCTTACGAAAGTGCGTTGCGCGCAACCGGCATTCCATTCATGTCGGACAAGCGCGGCGGCCTGCTGGAGTCGCTGGAAATTTCCGACCTGATCGCCTTGCTGACTTTCCTGATCACGCCGGACGACGCGCGTGCGCTCGGCCACGTATTGAAATCGCCGATCTTCGGCGCCAGCGATGATGACCTGATTACCCTGGCGCAGCGCGGCGAACGCGGCTGGTGGGCGCGCTTGCGCGCTGCCAGCGCTATGGCTGAAGCATCGGCGCCGTTGCAGCGCGCCTCGGCATTGCTCGCGGAATGGCTGCAAGCCGCGCCGCGATTGCCGGTGCACGATCTGCTCGACCTGATTCTGCATCAGGGACAATTGTTGGCGCGCTATGCACAAGCCGCAGCGCCACTGGTGCGCAGCCAGGCCATCGGCAATATCGAGGCTTTCGTCGAACTTGCCTTGAACATGGATGCCGGCCGTTATCCCAGCCTGCCGAAATTCATCGATGCCTTGCGCGGCCTGCAAAACGCCGCCGGTGGCGATGCGCCTGACGAAGCCAGCATTGATGCCGCCACCGACGCGGTGCGCATCCTGACCGTGCACAGCGCCAAGGGCCTGGAAGCGCCGGTGGTGGTGCTGCTGGACGCCAATCACAGCAAGCCGGCGCGCGACGATTACGGCATCCTCTGCGATTGGCCGCAGGACGCCGAGGCGCCATTGCACTTTTCTGCTTTTGGCAGCAGCGCCGAACGCGGCGCCGCCCGTGATCGCCTGTTCGACGCGGAAGAAGGATTCAAGACGCAGGAAGACTGGAATTTGCTGTACGTGGCGACCACCCGCGCCAAGCAGTTGCTGATCGTCAGCGGCGTCGCCGGCAGAAGCGGCGGCGTGACCGAGGATAGCTGGTACGCGCGCCTGCAGCATGTGGATGAACTCGAACTGGAAGCAACGGCCGGGCACGCCGCTGATGCCGATGCCAGCATTGCGCAGCGGTTCGAGCAGGAGATTTTTGATCCGCCACACATGCCGCCGGCCGTTACCGCCAGTGCGCCGACTTTCAGCAATCAGGCAATTGATGAAGGCGTCGCCCTGCACGGCCTGCTGGAGAGGGTCACGCAGCACGGCAACTGGCCGGTGGCGTTGCCGCAAGCAGAGACAATTGCACGCTGGTTGCCGTGCCCGTTGCCGATGGCGAAACTGGTCAGCCGCCAGGCGCAGACCATTCTCGATCAGGCCGAGTTGGCGCATTTCTTCAATCCGGCGCTACATGTACATGCTCGCAACGAAATGGAAATCATCGCCGATGGCGTCGTGCTGCGCTTCGACCGTGTGGTGATCTTTGAGGAAGAGGTGTGGATACTGGATTACAAACGTAATCTGCTTGATAGCGAGCGCGCGGCCTACACGGCGCAATTGCGTGGCTATCGTTCTGCGGCGCAGGCGGTGTTTGCCGACAAGCGGCTGCGCACGGCGCTGCTGACGGTGGACGGCGTTTGTGGGAAATTGACTGAGGGAAGTTGTCAGGCCCTGATTTATTTTGCGTGA
- a CDS encoding substrate-binding domain-containing protein, which translates to MYKVKIKPHWEISRDGNAPLDTAVLLALLTAIQETGSIANAARQIGSSYRHAWGILRDAEKMFGHALIQTGRGRGSHLMPLAEKLIWADLRVAARLSPTLESLASELEGELSKAVSGQPQVIRLNASHGFAVAALLNQLNERHLPVELRYRNSADAVAALSHHECDLAGFHVPLGEFEAAAAASYSHWLDKHKHCLIHLAVRNQGLMVAPSNPKQIRSLHDLVRPGVQFVNRQTGSGTRMLLELMLAKEELSPSAIDGFESAEFTHSAIAAFIASGMADVGFGVQTAAERFGLDFIPLIRERYFFAVSADAMKDPLMQQVIGILQSETFRDIVNQLAGYDGSATGDILSLSKAFKGLY; encoded by the coding sequence ATGTATAAAGTAAAGATCAAGCCGCATTGGGAAATCTCGCGCGACGGCAATGCGCCGCTGGATACTGCTGTGCTGCTGGCCTTGCTGACCGCGATCCAGGAAACCGGCTCGATCGCCAACGCCGCGAGGCAGATCGGCAGTTCATACCGGCACGCCTGGGGCATCCTGCGCGATGCCGAGAAGATGTTCGGCCATGCGTTGATCCAGACCGGGCGTGGGCGCGGCAGCCATTTGATGCCGCTGGCGGAGAAGCTGATCTGGGCCGATCTGCGCGTTGCAGCGCGCTTGTCCCCCACCCTGGAAAGCCTGGCGTCGGAACTGGAAGGCGAGTTGAGCAAAGCGGTGTCCGGGCAACCACAGGTAATCCGCCTGAATGCCAGCCACGGCTTTGCGGTGGCGGCGTTGCTGAACCAGCTGAACGAAAGGCATTTGCCGGTCGAGCTGCGCTATCGCAACAGCGCCGATGCAGTTGCTGCGCTGTCGCACCACGAATGCGACCTGGCCGGGTTTCATGTGCCGCTGGGCGAGTTCGAAGCCGCCGCGGCTGCCAGCTACAGCCATTGGCTGGATAAGCACAAACATTGCCTGATCCACCTGGCGGTGCGTAACCAGGGCTTGATGGTCGCGCCAAGCAATCCGAAACAGATCCGCAGCCTGCACGACCTGGTCCGCCCCGGCGTGCAATTCGTCAATCGCCAGACCGGCTCTGGCACCCGCATGTTGCTGGAACTGATGCTGGCCAAGGAAGAGTTGTCACCGAGCGCGATCGACGGCTTCGAGAGCGCCGAATTCACCCATTCCGCGATCGCCGCCTTCATTGCCAGCGGCATGGCCGATGTCGGCTTCGGCGTACAAACCGCAGCCGAACGCTTTGGCCTAGACTTCATCCCACTGATCCGCGAGCGCTATTTCTTCGCCGTGTCGGCCGATGCCATGAAAGATCCGCTGATGCAGCAAGTAATCGGCATCCTGCAGTCCGAGACATTCCGCGACATCGTCAACCAGCTGGCCGGCTACGACGGCAGCGCCACTGGCGATATCCTATCGCTGTCAAAGGCATTCAAGGGTCTGTACTAG
- a CDS encoding basic amino acid ABC transporter substrate-binding protein produces MRSRYLPALMLVCSLAVLAACSKKEGGTTAADASRTEYVVGADGAYAPFASENEQKELVGFDIDTMKAVADKAGIKIKIVNTPFDGLFNALAQGDRDILISTITINDQRKQSMDFSEPYFVAKQLIVLPANSKVTKFEDLKSQKIGVQSGTTGDDAAQVLNGKNSASVKRFESMPLAFQELEGGGVDAVVGDNGVVTNFVKNNPGKNFRIVDDPSFPKEYYGIAVKKGNTELLAKLNHALEQIKADGTQDRIYKKYFADNKQ; encoded by the coding sequence ATGAGATCACGATACCTGCCGGCCCTGATGCTGGTCTGTTCGCTGGCCGTACTGGCCGCATGCAGCAAAAAAGAAGGCGGCACGACAGCGGCCGATGCCAGCCGCACTGAATATGTGGTCGGCGCCGACGGCGCCTATGCCCCGTTCGCCTCCGAGAACGAGCAGAAGGAACTGGTCGGCTTTGATATCGACACCATGAAAGCCGTGGCCGACAAGGCCGGCATCAAGATCAAGATCGTCAATACGCCGTTCGATGGCCTGTTCAATGCGCTGGCCCAGGGCGACCGCGACATCCTGATTTCCACCATCACGATCAACGACCAGCGTAAGCAAAGCATGGATTTCTCCGAGCCTTACTTCGTGGCCAAGCAATTGATCGTGCTGCCTGCCAACTCGAAGGTCACCAAGTTCGAAGACTTGAAATCGCAGAAGATCGGTGTCCAGAGTGGCACGACCGGCGATGACGCGGCACAGGTCCTGAACGGCAAGAACAGCGCCAGCGTCAAGCGTTTCGAATCGATGCCGTTGGCATTCCAGGAACTGGAAGGCGGCGGCGTCGATGCCGTGGTCGGCGACAATGGCGTCGTCACCAATTTCGTCAAGAACAATCCCGGCAAGAACTTCCGCATCGTCGACGATCCCAGCTTCCCTAAAGAGTATTACGGCATCGCAGTCAAGAAGGGCAATACGGAGTTGCTGGCGAAACTCAACCACGCCCTGGAACAGATCAAGGCCGACGGTACCCAGGACCGGATCTATAAGAAATACTTCGCGGACAATAAACAGTAG
- a CDS encoding formate dehydrogenase subunit gamma, whose product MQAVQHSQVPKVIPEQAVDLDLVRSIIQQYKTLPGAMLPVLHAIQDAIGYVPASAVPLIADELNLSRAEVHGVISFYHHFRQQPAGRHIVQICRAEACQAVGSEVLAAHAKAALGCDFHGTSSDGQFTLEPVYCLGLCASGPNMQIDDDLHARVSSEKFNRLVQAKRGAR is encoded by the coding sequence ATGCAAGCCGTGCAACATTCGCAAGTTCCAAAAGTAATACCGGAGCAAGCTGTCGACCTCGATCTGGTCAGATCGATCATCCAACAATACAAAACGCTGCCTGGCGCCATGCTGCCGGTCCTGCATGCTATCCAGGACGCGATCGGATATGTCCCAGCCTCTGCGGTGCCTCTGATCGCCGACGAACTGAATTTGTCGCGTGCCGAAGTCCATGGCGTGATCAGCTTCTATCATCATTTTCGCCAGCAACCCGCAGGACGGCACATCGTCCAGATTTGTCGCGCCGAAGCCTGCCAGGCGGTTGGCTCGGAAGTATTGGCGGCGCATGCCAAAGCGGCGCTGGGTTGCGATTTTCACGGTACCAGCAGCGACGGCCAGTTCACATTGGAACCGGTGTATTGCCTGGGGCTGTGCGCCAGCGGTCCCAACATGCAGATCGACGATGATTTGCACGCGCGCGTCAGCAGTGAAAAATTCAATCGGCTGGTGCAAGCCAAGCGAGGTGCGCGATGA
- a CDS encoding amino acid ABC transporter permease, translating into MDFRWSIIQGYAPLFVKGFFMTLQVAVISIIIGTIIGLLLGMLRLADVKHGPWKWPFRLVKGLASFYVAFFRGTPLFVQILLIHFAVMPVLIHQDNGLLISGELARTIKQDYGAFISGIVALSLNAGAYISEIFRAGIQSIDRGQTYAASSLGMGYKLTMRYVVLPQAFRRMLPPLGNEAITLLKDSSLVSAIGLAELAYAARTVAGAYSRYWEPYITISVVYFSMTMVLAMLVGRLEKKYAAPHHR; encoded by the coding sequence ATGGATTTTCGCTGGAGCATCATACAAGGCTACGCGCCGCTATTCGTCAAGGGCTTCTTCATGACGCTCCAGGTGGCCGTGATCAGTATCATCATCGGCACCATCATTGGCTTGCTGCTTGGCATGCTGCGCCTGGCGGACGTCAAGCACGGCCCATGGAAATGGCCGTTCCGTCTGGTCAAAGGCCTGGCCAGTTTCTACGTGGCGTTCTTCCGCGGCACACCGTTGTTCGTGCAAATCCTGTTGATTCACTTTGCGGTGATGCCGGTGCTGATCCACCAAGATAACGGCCTGCTGATCTCCGGCGAGCTGGCACGCACCATCAAGCAGGACTACGGCGCCTTCATCTCCGGCATCGTCGCATTGTCGTTGAACGCCGGCGCTTATATCTCCGAAATTTTCCGCGCCGGCATCCAATCCATCGATCGCGGCCAGACTTACGCCGCCTCCAGCCTTGGCATGGGCTACAAATTGACGATGCGCTATGTGGTGCTGCCGCAAGCATTCCGCCGCATGCTGCCGCCGCTGGGTAACGAAGCGATCACCCTGCTCAAGGACTCGTCGCTAGTATCGGCCATCGGCCTGGCTGAGCTGGCCTATGCTGCCAGGACTGTGGCCGGCGCCTATTCCCGCTATTGGGAACCGTACATCACGATCTCCGTCGTCTACTTCTCCATGACCATGGTGCTGGCGATGCTGGTTGGCCGTCTGGAAAAGAAGTACGCAGCGCCGCATCATCGCTGA
- a CDS encoding basic amino acid ABC transporter substrate-binding protein has translation MKKILTRYLPLCVLTVSLIAVGACSKKEEAPAAAAKQSLYVVGVESAYAPFSAENEKKEVVGFDIDVMKAIAAKTGIEVKFIPTPFEGFFNFLAQGDRDLLISAITITDERKQTVDFSEPYFEASQLIAVPQSNTTVKQFNDLKNLKIGVQSATTGDEVVQNLVGKNNPSIKRFDSTPLALKELESGGVDAVVADDAVVKNYITNNPSASFRVVSDAGFPKEYYGIAVRKGNTELLAKINQGLADIKADGSFAKINEKYFGNGK, from the coding sequence ATGAAGAAAATCTTAACCCGCTACCTGCCGCTGTGCGTGCTGACCGTGAGCCTGATCGCTGTCGGCGCCTGCAGCAAGAAAGAAGAAGCACCGGCAGCGGCCGCCAAACAGAGCCTGTATGTGGTTGGCGTCGAATCGGCCTATGCACCGTTTTCCGCCGAAAACGAAAAGAAGGAAGTGGTCGGTTTCGATATCGACGTCATGAAGGCCATTGCCGCCAAGACCGGCATCGAAGTCAAATTCATCCCGACACCGTTCGAAGGCTTCTTCAACTTCCTGGCGCAAGGCGACCGCGACTTGCTGATTTCCGCCATCACCATCACCGACGAACGCAAGCAGACAGTCGACTTCTCTGAGCCTTATTTCGAAGCCAGCCAGCTGATTGCCGTCCCGCAGAGCAACACCACGGTGAAGCAATTCAACGACCTGAAAAACCTGAAGATCGGCGTGCAAAGCGCGACTACCGGTGATGAAGTAGTACAGAACCTGGTCGGCAAGAACAATCCGAGCATCAAGCGCTTCGATTCGACGCCGCTGGCGCTGAAGGAACTGGAAAGCGGCGGCGTCGATGCCGTGGTGGCCGACGATGCGGTAGTCAAGAACTACATCACCAATAACCCCTCCGCCAGTTTCCGCGTCGTCTCCGACGCCGGCTTCCCGAAAGAGTATTACGGCATCGCCGTTCGCAAGGGCAACACCGAACTGCTGGCGAAGATCAACCAGGGCCTGGCTGATATCAAGGCAGACGGCAGCTTCGCCAAGATCAATGAAAAGTACTTCGGCAACGGCAAATGA